The following coding sequences lie in one Trichoderma breve strain T069 chromosome 1, whole genome shotgun sequence genomic window:
- a CDS encoding mob1/phocein family domain-containing protein, with the protein MSNLFSGIKAQIRGNSAKAGTPVKSPTTPTASEAGASAAASLHRTAAADHYPSASSTSSSAPRVTLPESLSIAKSIDVVVPTPLDIPQPLPLWLNTACAKHIVKGNFMTLSARPKTVDHGEWVAHQVVEHYRNLWNFVRVLHEKEEDGTSICNPTTCPKMSAGKNHSYTWLNRNHEPVELPAYEYMTLMQRWMSGKMDDPALFPTDPDTVSFAIHPEYTSNAAQQGPDEWLGARSGFPKQLGGTCQLIFRQIFRVYAHLYWDHFVEPFYHLNLEKQLNSCFSHFILTATTLEMLQPSELEPMQYLIDLWAADGTFPPESRPYSYANVERGRYIQSLGTAV; encoded by the exons ATGTCCAACCTGTTCTCTGGAAT AAAAGCCCAGATTCGGGGAAACTCTGCCAAGGCAGGGACTCCTGTCAAGAGCCCAACCACTCCGACCGCGTCTGAAGCCGGAGCTTCAGCTGCAGCGTCCCTTCACAGGACCGCGGCCGCGGACCACTATCCGTCCGCCAGTTCGACGTCGAGTTCAGCGCCTAGAGTGACTCTGCCCGAGTCCCTGTCGATCGCCAAGTCAATAGATGTCGTGGTTCCCACGCCCCTCGATATACCCCAGCCATTGCCGCTATGGCTCAACACGGCCTGTGCCAAACATATTGTAAAGGGAAACTTTATGACGTTGAGTGCTCGGCCAAAGACGGTTGACCACGGAGAGTGGGTGGCACACCAGG TGGTCGAGCACTACCGCAATCTCTGGAACTTTGTCCGAGTTCTCcacgagaaggaggaggatggcaCAAGCATCTGCAACCCGACAACATGTCCCAAGATGTCTGCCGGCAA GAACCACAGCTATACCTGGCTCAACAGGAATCACGAGCCGGTGGAGCTGCCAGCGTATGAATACATGACGCTGATGCAGCGGTGGATGTCTGGCAAGATGGACGATCCCGCGCTATTCCCTACAGACCCCGACACGGTGTCGTTTGCCATTCACCCCGAGTACACGAGCAATGCCGCCCAGCAGGGTCCCGATGAGTGGCTTGGGGCCAGGAGCGGGTTTCCCAAGCAGCTCGGGGGCACCTGTCAACTGATATTCCGCCAAATCTTCCGTGTCTATGCCCATCTGTACTGGGATCACTTCGTGGAGCCCTTCTACCACCTCaacctggagaagcagctgaaCAGTTGCTTCAGCCACTTCATCCTGACGGCCACGACgctcgagatgctgcagccgaGCGAGCTGGAGCCCATGCAGTACCTCATCGACTTGTGGGCAGCCGACGGCACGTTCCCGCCGGAATCTAGACCCTATTCGTATGCCAACGTCGAACGCGGCCGATATATCCAGAGTCTGGGCACCGCAGTTTGA
- a CDS encoding ras family domain-containing protein, whose amino-acid sequence MAQAGVQSLKCVVTGDGAVGKTCLLISYTTNAFPGEYIPTVFDNYSASVIVDGKPISLGLWDTAGQEDYDRLRPLSYPQTDVFLICFSVVSPPSYDNVAAKWLPEITHHSSGTPIILVGTKIDLRDDPATRATLTKQHMEPVKYENVLNYVKEVNKANKIIYKYIECSALTQRNLKSVFDEAIRAVLNPTPQASKAKKSKCSIL is encoded by the exons ATGGCGCAAGCTGGAGTTCAATCGTTGAAG TGTGTCGTGACCGGTGACGGTGCCGTCGGCAAG ACGTGTCTGCTCATCTCGTACACGACCAATGCTTTCCCCGGAGAGTACATCCCGACCGT GTTTGACAACTACTCTGCTAGCGTCATTGTTGATGGCAAGCCAATCAGTCTGGGTCTTTGGGATACTGCAGGTCAGGAGGATTATGATAGACTCCGACCCTTGTCCTATCCCCAGACTGATGTATTCCTCATCTGTTTCTCCGTTGTGAGCCCACCATCCTACGACAACGTTGCTGCCAAG TGGCTCCCCGAGATCACTCACCACTCCTCTGGAACCCCAATCATTCTGGTCGGCACCAAGATCGATCTTCGAGATGACCCTGCCACCAGGGCTACTCTGACCAAGCAACACATGGAGCCAGTCAAATACGAGAACGTCCTGAACTACGTCAAGGAGGTCAACAAGGCGAACAAGATCATCTACAAGTACATAGAGTGTTCTGCTCTTACGCAGCGAAACCTCAAGAGCGTCTTTGACGAGGCTATCCG TGCGGTTCTGAATCCCACCCCGCAAGcgtccaaggccaagaaatCCAAGTGTTCCATCCTGTAA